GCAGTGTCGATTGTTTTCCTTAATTTTTTTAGTTTGTTTTTAATCTCGACAGCAGCTAGAGCAGCATCACTATCAAAAGGAAAAACTATGAAATTGGATAATATTGCTTTCCAAAATTCTAATTGTTCACTATTTGCTCCTGTATAAATTTCAAACTCCGTTATACTAGAAACGCATAAGTTTTGAAATTTTTGAGATAAAGCATACAACCTTGTTTTTGATTTATCCTTTTTTCGAAAGTAATCAATCAATACAGAGGTATCAACTATTACTATTTGGTCCGCCATTCATTTATAGATTTTCTAGTTTGCTCAATCTTTTGAACTTGCTCTTCAGAAAAAACAGGGCCATTTAATAAAATATCTGAAAATTTAGAATTATAAAGCACTGAAGGTTCTTCAACATTGTTGAAAGTATCAGAAGATTTTTCTTTCCTTTTAGATTTCTGTTTTAAAAAGGCAACAAAGTCAGAAACCTCCTGTTTTAAATCAGAAGGAAGTGAAGAGATTTCTGAATATAATTGTAAATCTGTCATCTTAAATTGTTGCTAACTAAACAAATATAATCAATTATCTAGTAAAACTCAATCTCTTTCCTAGCTCACTCGTTACAAATTTTCCATTCTGGTAAGCTAAATTTCCAGATACAAAAGTATGGGTAATGCTCGCTTGAAAAGTTTCTCCATCAAATGGCGACCAGCCGCACTTGTAAAAAATATTTACTGGAGTCACTTTAAAAGGGTCGTTTAAGTTTACCAAAACCAAGTCTGCCCAATAACCTTCTCTAATAAAGCCACGTTTCTCAATATCAAAACAGATTGCCAAGTTATGAGCAGTTTTTTCGACAATCTTTTCTAAAGAAATTTTGCCTTGCAAATGCATTTCTAACAAAGCTGGTAAAGCGTGTTGCACTAATGGTCCGCCAGAAGGAGCTTGCGAATAAGATTGTTGCTTTTCTGCTAAAGTATGTGGTGCGTGATCTGTTGCAATAACATCTATATTGTCTGCTAAAACGCCAGCTAAAATTCCGGCTTGGTCGGCAGCAGTTTTAACAGCAGGGTTCCATTTAATGAAATTACCTTTAGTTGCATAATCTTGGTCGTTAAACCAAAGGTGATGAACACAAGCTTCAGCAGTTATTTTTTTGTCTTTTAATGCAATTGAATTATCGAATAAAGCAATTTCTCTTGCAGTAGATATGTGTAAAATGTGTAATCTGGTTTTGTAGCGTTTAGCTAATTCTACCGCTAATGAAGATGATTTATAACAAGCCTCTGCACTGCGAATTAATGGATGCATTTCTATAGTTAAATCTTCTCCGTATTGCTCCTTAAACTTGGCTAAGTT
The sequence above is drawn from the Pedobacter frigiditerrae genome and encodes:
- a CDS encoding dihydroorotase; protein product: MNTYLIKGATLVNEGQQFIADVLVKNGLIEKIGQSLAAPEAQEINADGLYLLPGMIDDQVHFREPGLTHKADIFTESMAAVAGGITSFMEMPNTVPNTLTQDLLADKYQIAAETSLANYSFYMGASNDNIEEVLKTDPKNVCGIKVFMGSSTGNMLVDNEKTLENIFSKAPILVATHCEDEATIRENLAKFKEQYGEDLTIEMHPLIRSAEACYKSSSLAVELAKRYKTRLHILHISTAREIALFDNSIALKDKKITAEACVHHLWFNDQDYATKGNFIKWNPAVKTAADQAGILAGVLADNIDVIATDHAPHTLAEKQQSYSQAPSGGPLVQHALPALLEMHLQGKISLEKIVEKTAHNLAICFDIEKRGFIREGYWADLVLVNLNDPFKVTPVNIFYKCGWSPFDGETFQASITHTFVSGNLAYQNGKFVTSELGKRLSFTR
- a CDS encoding type II toxin-antitoxin system VapC family toxin, giving the protein MADQIVIVDTSVLIDYFRKKDKSKTRLYALSQKFQNLCVSSITEFEIYTGANSEQLEFWKAILSNFIVFPFDSDAALAAVEIKNKLKKLRKTIDTADLFIASIAIAHNLSFDTLNQKHFKNIEGLKLLDSV
- a CDS encoding DUF2281 domain-containing protein; translated protein: MTDLQLYSEISSLPSDLKQEVSDFVAFLKQKSKRKEKSSDTFNNVEEPSVLYNSKFSDILLNGPVFSEEQVQKIEQTRKSINEWRTK